One Bacilli bacterium PM5-9 genomic region harbors:
- a CDS encoding hypothetical protein (product_source=Hypo-rule applied; superfamily=48695; transmembrane_helix_parts=Inside_1_1,TMhelix_2_24,Outside_25_60) translates to MSFLLLFGFMFFIVVLFIGTYMLNNNTEKPDIDINIEGCGGCHNINCGHHPVHVSDKEDM, encoded by the coding sequence ATGAGTTTTCTTTTACTATTTGGGTTTATGTTCTTTATCGTTGTTTTATTTATTGGAACATATATGTTAAATAATAATACAGAAAAACCTGATATAGATATAAATATTGAAGGATGTGGTGGATGTCATAATATAAATTGTGGTCATCATCCAGTCCATGTTAGTGATAAGGAGGATATGTAA
- a CDS encoding putative nucleotidyltransferase (product_source=COG1669; cath_funfam=3.30.460.10; cog=COG1669; ko=KO:K07075; pfam=PF18765; superfamily=81301), which translates to MNAKLNKDNKIYSIEELKGIMNIIAKNYPIKKIILFGSYAKNIADENSDIDLVVDTNGELKGLSFFGLLSDLNNILKKEVDLIDSREIIVDGKISDEIKRTGIILYEK; encoded by the coding sequence ATGAATGCTAAATTAAATAAAGATAATAAAATTTATTCAATTGAAGAGTTAAAAGGTATTATGAATATCATTGCAAAGAACTATCCAATTAAAAAAATAATATTATTTGGATCATACGCAAAAAATATTGCTGATGAGAATAGTGATATTGATTTAGTAGTTGATACAAATGGAGAATTAAAAGGACTAAGTTTTTTTGGCTTACTAAGTGATTTAAATAATATTTTAAAAAAGGAAGTTGATTTAATAGATAGTAGAGAAATAATAGTTGATGGAAAAATTAGTGATGAAATTAAAAGAACAGGAATTATTCTTTATGAAAAATAA
- a CDS encoding electron transport complex protein RnfB (product_source=KO:K03616; cog=COG2878; ko=KO:K03616; pfam=PF04060; tigrfam=TIGR01944; transmembrane_helix_parts=Outside_1_3,TMhelix_4_21,Inside_22_102), with product MGAVLVLGSLGVGLGVILGLADKFLKVEVDSRVEKINELLPQFNCGACGYPGCMGLAEAIVAEEGRVSDCKPIKPEGKEAIYEFIETAEGPNGEKMDMKKVK from the coding sequence ATGGGAGCAGTACTTGTTTTAGGAAGTCTTGGTGTAGGTTTAGGAGTTATTCTAGGTCTTGCTGATAAGTTTTTAAAAGTTGAAGTTGATAGTAGAGTTGAAAAAATCAACGAATTATTACCTCAATTTAATTGTGGTGCTTGTGGATATCCAGGATGTATGGGACTTGCAGAAGCTATCGTTGCAGAAGAAGGGCGAGTTTCTGATTGTAAACCAATTAAACCTGAAGGAAAAGAAGCAATTTATGAATTTATTGAAACTGCTGAAGGTCCAAATGGTGAAAAAATGGATATGAAAAAAGTAAAATAA
- a CDS encoding putative ribosome quality control (RQC) complex YloA/Tae2 family protein (product_source=COG1293; cath_funfam=2.30.310.10,3.40.970.40; cog=COG1293; pfam=PF05670,PF05833; superfamily=46579): MIDGLLTTKITENLKHKLLNGKIQKIYQINDNEILLKIRANQTNYQVLNSIQSNSFRLHISNHQYSTLEVATNFTMLLRKQLEGGFIKNIFQHECERIIIFEITKYNELRDEQTKYLIFELIGRHSNTILCDQDFTIIQTLKFVPLSYGLTRIIQRGSKYEFISSNDRKNPLENIAVSDDYTSEYQGFSKLLSDEFIIRNNPKQTLNEYLTSKKVYVYKKIISYIKLEHLKEDYFEYDSIDQAFDSIYSQKSDSESVNNIFKKEIKSIKGNIKRNNNKITKLEKQYQDNQDYQKYQKYGTLLYDNIYLFNKEAHYDEVNVFDYDENKEITIKLNNQHSYTKNAQDYLKKYNKIKKSFSYLEQQIKLAYEQNEIYQDALSTFEYVKVNDVKEILDSLKDKKLLKGHSSTKKKKNYKPKYETFISSDDQTIYVGKNSIQNDYITFTLASKNDTWLHIKNQAGAHVIIKNEEPTNTTLEEAAKLAIFYSKTQPNTSYEVDYTLVKNLRKIKGSKLGQLSFNTNQSINIVNDIEITNKLKRGN, from the coding sequence ATGATAGATGGACTTTTAACAACCAAAATAACTGAAAACTTAAAGCACAAACTATTGAATGGAAAAATTCAAAAAATATATCAAATAAATGATAATGAAATATTACTTAAAATTAGAGCAAACCAGACAAATTATCAAGTTTTAAACTCAATTCAAAGTAATAGTTTTCGTTTGCACATTTCTAATCATCAATACTCTACATTAGAAGTTGCAACCAATTTCACTATGCTTTTGCGTAAACAACTAGAAGGTGGTTTTATTAAAAATATCTTTCAACACGAATGTGAAAGAATAATTATTTTTGAAATCACAAAATATAATGAATTAAGAGATGAACAAACTAAATACCTTATTTTCGAACTAATTGGACGACATTCAAATACTATTTTATGTGATCAAGACTTTACAATTATTCAAACATTAAAATTTGTTCCCCTATCATATGGATTAACAAGAATTATTCAACGTGGTTCAAAATATGAATTCATTAGTTCAAATGATAGAAAGAATCCATTAGAAAATATTGCAGTTTCAGATGACTATACTAGTGAATATCAAGGTTTTTCAAAATTGTTAAGTGATGAGTTTATTATTAGAAATAATCCTAAACAAACACTTAATGAATATTTAACTTCTAAAAAAGTATATGTTTATAAAAAAATCATTTCATACATTAAACTAGAACATTTAAAAGAAGATTATTTTGAATATGATAGTATTGACCAAGCATTTGATAGTATTTATTCACAAAAAAGTGATAGTGAATCAGTAAATAATATTTTTAAAAAAGAAATTAAAAGCATTAAAGGAAATATCAAAAGAAATAATAATAAAATTACTAAATTAGAAAAACAATATCAAGATAATCAAGATTATCAAAAATATCAAAAATATGGAACATTATTATATGATAATATTTATTTATTTAATAAAGAAGCACATTATGATGAGGTGAACGTTTTTGATTATGATGAAAATAAAGAAATAACAATCAAATTAAACAATCAACATTCATATACAAAAAACGCTCAAGATTACTTAAAAAAATATAATAAAATTAAAAAATCATTCTCATATCTTGAACAACAAATTAAACTAGCGTATGAACAAAATGAAATTTATCAAGATGCTTTATCAACATTTGAATATGTAAAAGTTAATGATGTTAAAGAAATATTAGATAGTTTAAAGGATAAAAAGTTATTAAAAGGACATTCAAGTACTAAGAAAAAGAAAAATTATAAACCAAAATATGAAACATTTATTAGTAGTGATGATCAAACAATTTATGTTGGTAAAAACAGTATTCAAAATGATTATATTACTTTTACTTTAGCAAGCAAAAACGATACATGGTTACACATTAAAAATCAAGCAGGAGCACATGTTATTATTAAAAATGAAGAACCAACTAATACAACTTTAGAAGAAGCTGCTAAACTAGCAATTTTCTATTCAAAAACGCAACCAAATACTTCATACGAAGTTGATTATACTTTAGTTAAAAACTTAAGAAAAATAAAGGGCTCAAAACTAGGTCAACTATCATTTAATACCAATCAAAGTATCAACATTGTTAATGATATTGAAATCACAAATAAATTGAAGCGAGGTAATTAA
- a CDS encoding electron transport complex protein RnfA (product_source=KO:K03617; cog=COG4657; ko=KO:K03617; pfam=PF02508; superfamily=103506; tigrfam=TIGR01943; transmembrane_helix_parts=Outside_1_5,TMhelix_6_28,Inside_29_40,TMhelix_41_63,Outside_64_67,TMhelix_68_90,Inside_91_101,TMhelix_102_124,Outside_125_133,TMhelix_134_153,Inside_154_165,TMhelix_166_188,Outside_189_190), with the protein MELFVIFMGAALVNNIILTQFLGICPFLGVSKKSDQAIGMGAAVTFVIFIASILAYCIYTFVLVPLEIEYMQTIAFILVIASLVQFVEMVLKKYSPALYKSLGVFLPLITTNCAVLGTANAVITKEYSLPETIVYAIGISIGFTLVMYIFSTIREKLEHAPITRSFKGNPIALITAAIMALAFFGLGGLV; encoded by the coding sequence ATGGAATTATTTGTAATTTTTATGGGTGCTGCCCTAGTAAATAATATTATCTTAACGCAGTTTCTTGGTATTTGTCCTTTCTTGGGAGTATCAAAAAAATCTGATCAAGCAATTGGTATGGGAGCTGCAGTAACATTTGTTATTTTTATCGCTTCAATTCTTGCTTATTGTATTTATACATTTGTTTTAGTTCCACTTGAAATTGAATATATGCAAACAATCGCATTTATTTTAGTTATTGCTTCACTTGTTCAATTTGTTGAAATGGTATTAAAAAAATACTCTCCAGCATTATATAAATCACTAGGAGTATTTTTACCACTTATTACAACAAACTGTGCGGTACTTGGTACAGCAAATGCAGTTATTACAAAAGAATATAGTTTACCTGAAACAATTGTTTATGCAATTGGTATCTCAATTGGGTTTACACTTGTAATGTATATCTTTTCAACAATTAGAGAAAAACTTGAACATGCACCAATTACAAGATCATTTAAAGGTAATCCTATTGCTTTAATAACTGCTGCAATTATGGCATTAGCATTCTTTGGATTAGGTGGATTAGTATAA
- a CDS encoding electron transport complex protein RnfG (product_source=KO:K03612; cleavage_site_network=SignalP-noTM; cog=COG4659; ko=KO:K03612; pfam=PF04205; superfamily=55874; tigrfam=TIGR01947; transmembrane_helix_parts=Inside_1_6,TMhelix_7_29,Outside_30_171) — MKKIVKLAVFLGIICVISSAALYFTNSITAPVIAKNQKDATDKLLKEIVSNADDFKAEEIKDGSIVNVYFAKKGNDTVATVYELSTYGFQSDIKVLISINKAGKYSGFQVIEQAETPGYGTQVQTSTAYQKQFTTKSVDDEIDIITGSTVSTSALKAAIEEAVAHYKANNK, encoded by the coding sequence ATGAAAAAAATAGTTAAATTAGCTGTATTTTTAGGTATAATATGCGTTATTTCTTCTGCTGCATTATATTTTACAAATTCAATTACAGCACCTGTCATTGCTAAAAATCAAAAAGATGCAACTGATAAGCTTTTAAAAGAAATAGTAAGTAATGCTGATGATTTTAAAGCTGAAGAAATAAAAGATGGAAGTATTGTTAATGTTTATTTTGCAAAAAAGGGTAATGATACAGTTGCCACTGTTTATGAACTTTCTACTTATGGATTTCAATCTGATATCAAAGTATTAATTTCAATTAACAAAGCTGGTAAATATTCTGGTTTTCAAGTAATTGAACAAGCTGAAACACCTGGATATGGTACACAAGTTCAAACAAGTACAGCGTATCAAAAACAATTTACAACAAAATCAGTTGATGATGAAATTGATATTATTACAGGATCAACAGTCTCAACAAGTGCTTTAAAAGCAGCTATTGAAGAAGCAGTAGCTCATTATAAAGCTAATAATAAATAG
- a CDS encoding malate dehydrogenase (oxaloacetate-decarboxylating) (product_source=KO:K00027; cath_funfam=3.40.50.10380,3.40.50.720; cog=COG0281; ko=KO:K00027; pfam=PF00390,PF03949; smart=SM00919,SM01274; superfamily=51735,53223), with protein sequence MNVYEEAIKLHKKLGGKIDISLKANIDTKEQLSLLYSPGVAQPCLEIAENNELAYDYTIKNNMIAVVSDGSAVLGLGNIGGSASIPVMEGKAALFKAFGDVNAFPICLDTQDDEEIINIVKNIAPVFGGINLEDISAPRCFYIEEKLSNMLDIPVFHDDQHGTAIVCLAGLINALKVVKKDNNIKIVVNGLGSAGVAITKLLVEYGFSNFSLCDINGEIFSGKLDETKMNDLVKNLNELKQNNGNSLSSALENADVFIGVSAANILTKEMVAKMNNNPIIFAMANPNPEISYDLARECEVAIMATGRSDYPNQINNVLVFPGVFKGALSAKATKINKEMKLAAAMALVDIISDEELNSEYIIPSPFDKRVVDKISEAIKNTAIATGVVRK encoded by the coding sequence GTGAATGTATATGAAGAAGCAATAAAATTACATAAAAAACTTGGTGGGAAAATTGATATTAGTTTAAAAGCAAATATTGATACAAAAGAGCAACTAAGTTTATTATATTCTCCAGGAGTTGCCCAACCATGTTTAGAAATCGCTGAAAATAATGAGTTGGCATATGATTATACAATAAAAAATAATATGATTGCAGTAGTTTCAGATGGCTCTGCAGTTTTAGGTTTAGGAAATATTGGTGGTAGTGCTTCAATACCCGTAATGGAAGGTAAAGCAGCTTTATTTAAGGCCTTTGGCGATGTTAATGCCTTTCCAATTTGTTTAGATACTCAAGATGATGAAGAAATAATTAATATCGTAAAAAATATTGCTCCAGTTTTTGGTGGTATAAATTTAGAAGATATAAGTGCACCAAGATGTTTTTATATTGAAGAAAAGTTATCTAATATGCTTGATATTCCTGTTTTTCATGATGATCAACATGGAACAGCAATCGTTTGTTTAGCAGGTTTAATTAATGCATTAAAAGTTGTAAAAAAAGATAATAATATTAAGATAGTAGTTAATGGATTAGGTTCTGCAGGAGTTGCCATTACTAAATTATTAGTTGAATATGGATTTTCTAATTTTTCATTATGTGATATCAATGGTGAAATCTTTTCTGGAAAATTAGATGAAACAAAAATGAATGATCTTGTAAAAAACTTAAATGAGTTAAAGCAAAATAATGGAAATTCATTAAGTAGTGCATTAGAAAATGCTGATGTTTTTATTGGTGTTAGTGCAGCAAATATTTTAACAAAAGAAATGGTTGCTAAAATGAATAATAATCCAATTATTTTTGCAATGGCAAATCCAAATCCAGAAATAAGTTATGATTTAGCAAGAGAATGTGAAGTAGCTATTATGGCAACTGGACGAAGTGATTATCCAAATCAAATTAATAATGTTTTAGTATTCCCAGGAGTTTTTAAGGGAGCATTAAGCGCTAAAGCAACTAAAATAAATAAGGAAATGAAGCTTGCTGCTGCAATGGCACTTGTTGATATTATTAGTGATGAAGAATTAAATAGTGAATATATAATTCCAAGTCCATTTGATAAAAGAGTAGTTGATAAAATAAGTGAAGCTATAAAAAATACAGCAATTGCCACAGGTGTTGTTAGAAAATAG
- a CDS encoding electron transport complex protein RnfE (product_source=KO:K03613; cog=COG4660; ko=KO:K03613; pfam=PF02508; superfamily=81340; tigrfam=TIGR01948; transmembrane_helix_parts=Inside_1_19,TMhelix_20_38,Outside_39_41,TMhelix_42_64,Inside_65_70,TMhelix_71_93,Outside_94_102,TMhelix_103_120,Inside_121_132,TMhelix_133_155,Outside_156_169,TMhelix_170_192,Inside_193_225) gives MKSKELFNIFTAGIFKENPIFVLFLGMCPALGVTTSVVNAIGMGVGVIFVLLLSNVIISLIRNIVMDEIRIPVFIVIIASLVTLLQMFMQAYTIELYNSMKVFIPLITVNCIILGRAEAFASKNGPVKSAIDGVGMGIGFMIGLFAIAFFRELLGTGAIAGFQIFPAEFAIPVFTTAVGAFLTLGILAGIAMVYSNHKKDVQEALEKAAIAAKKAEAEAKKGEVA, from the coding sequence ATGAAATCAAAAGAGTTATTTAATATTTTTACTGCTGGAATATTTAAAGAGAATCCTATCTTTGTCTTATTCTTAGGAATGTGTCCTGCATTAGGTGTTACAACTTCAGTTGTTAATGCAATTGGTATGGGTGTTGGAGTTATCTTTGTTTTATTATTATCAAACGTAATTATTTCATTAATTAGAAATATTGTTATGGATGAAATTCGTATTCCAGTATTTATTGTTATTATTGCTTCATTAGTTACATTACTTCAAATGTTTATGCAAGCATATACAATTGAATTATATAATTCAATGAAAGTATTTATTCCACTTATCACTGTTAACTGTATTATTTTAGGTCGTGCTGAAGCATTTGCTTCAAAAAACGGACCAGTAAAATCTGCAATTGATGGTGTTGGTATGGGAATTGGATTTATGATTGGTTTATTTGCAATAGCTTTCTTTAGAGAGTTATTAGGAACAGGAGCAATTGCTGGTTTTCAAATATTCCCAGCTGAGTTTGCAATTCCAGTTTTCACAACTGCTGTTGGAGCATTTTTAACTTTAGGTATTTTAGCAGGAATTGCTATGGTATACTCAAATCATAAAAAAGATGTTCAAGAAGCATTAGAAAAAGCTGCTATCGCTGCAAAAAAAGCAGAAGCAGAAGCTAAGAAAGGTGAGGTGGCATAG
- a CDS encoding hypothetical protein (product_source=Hypo-rule applied; cleavage_site_network=SignalP-noTM) gives MKKRKIFMFMALSIILTHPINAIESDIEKTAPLTSEVKETITSDKTKKVVAKSELSYQDYDIYNLNDWTNFVENSQYIDNATITLKNNIDLTNFTSNSKLYINKNVVLNGDNYYLNNYKNTHSIIFLNLGEIKNISFNNININHIAHYSSIIKENYGLVNNIKVNNSFLLGDYYVGAIAKNYGQVENVSITSSTFVGNRYVGSTVGLNTSFLSNQNYKTNYSTSTVTNSNASKINIRSLLKYQNKKYRNYSFASNDILGDHIGGLVGKNHNASLLNSSIDTITIYGDDYLGGIVGFNAYNIDNSRKSIVQNVNSKNITIYGGARIGGIIGYNVSYEAISLSKIAYNKSNHTSMRAILNNAKVSNNIYLSAYSEAGGAVGLNYSAKINNVQVMAIRKLYNIYTSVDEGAGLVADNEFGYVSNSKTNLNVKTKVFQAAGFCADNEGTITNSIAYGHVYTPKEAGGFIGSNLGVVYNSKSYGNIYVTKRIKVITKKKLKRKKGKKKKYKKIVKYYPWYSGNFAAYNGKEKYKGFNLKGKIIKSKYYGKRYLKKKKIKSILVGGYAK, from the coding sequence ATGAAGAAAAGAAAAATTTTTATGTTTATGGCACTTTCAATTATTTTAACACATCCTATTAATGCAATAGAAAGTGATATTGAAAAAACAGCGCCATTAACAAGTGAAGTAAAAGAAACAATAACAAGCGATAAAACAAAAAAAGTAGTAGCTAAAAGTGAGTTATCCTATCAAGATTATGATATTTATAACTTAAATGATTGGACAAATTTTGTTGAAAACTCACAATATATTGATAATGCTACTATTACTTTAAAAAATAATATTGATTTAACTAATTTCACATCTAATAGCAAGCTATATATTAATAAAAATGTTGTTTTAAATGGCGATAATTATTATTTAAATAATTATAAAAACACACATTCAATTATTTTTTTAAATTTAGGTGAAATTAAAAATATTAGTTTTAACAATATAAATATTAATCACATAGCGCATTATAGTAGTATTATTAAAGAAAACTATGGATTAGTTAATAATATTAAAGTAAATAATAGTTTTCTACTAGGAGATTATTATGTTGGAGCAATCGCAAAAAACTATGGACAAGTTGAGAATGTTAGTATTACATCATCAACTTTTGTAGGAAATAGATATGTAGGAAGCACCGTTGGTTTAAATACTAGTTTTTTATCAAATCAAAATTATAAAACAAATTATAGTACATCAACAGTTACTAATTCAAATGCGAGTAAAATTAATATTAGATCATTATTAAAATACCAAAACAAAAAATATCGCAATTATAGTTTTGCAAGCAATGACATTTTAGGTGATCACATAGGTGGTTTGGTGGGTAAAAATCATAATGCATCTTTATTAAACTCAAGTATTGATACAATTACAATCTATGGTGATGATTATTTAGGTGGAATTGTTGGATTTAATGCTTATAATATTGATAATTCAAGAAAATCAATAGTACAAAATGTTAATTCTAAAAATATTACAATTTATGGTGGTGCTAGAATTGGTGGAATAATTGGTTATAATGTAAGTTATGAAGCAATTAGTTTATCAAAAATAGCGTATAATAAAAGCAATCATACATCAATGAGAGCAATTTTAAATAATGCAAAAGTAAGTAATAATATTTATCTTTCAGCTTATTCTGAAGCAGGAGGAGCAGTTGGCTTAAACTATTCTGCAAAAATAAATAATGTTCAAGTTATGGCAATAAGAAAACTATATAATATTTATACAAGCGTTGATGAGGGAGCAGGATTAGTTGCTGATAATGAATTTGGATATGTTTCTAATTCTAAAACTAATTTAAATGTTAAAACTAAAGTATTTCAAGCTGCTGGATTTTGTGCTGATAATGAAGGTACAATAACAAATAGTATTGCATATGGTCATGTTTATACTCCAAAAGAAGCTGGAGGATTTATTGGAAGTAATTTAGGAGTGGTTTATAATTCAAAATCATATGGAAATATTTATGTAACAAAAAGAATTAAAGTTATTACAAAAAAGAAGTTAAAAAGAAAAAAAGGCAAAAAGAAAAAGTATAAAAAAATTGTAAAATATTATCCATGGTATTCAGGAAACTTTGCTGCATACAATGGTAAAGAAAAATATAAAGGATTTAATTTAAAAGGCAAGATAATTAAATCAAAATATTATGGAAAAAGATATTTAAAAAAGAAAAAAATTAAAAGCATACTTGTTGGAGGCTATGCAAAATAA
- a CDS encoding YfiH family protein (product_source=TIGR00726; cath_funfam=3.60.140.10; cog=COG1496; ko=KO:K05810; pfam=PF02578; superfamily=64438; tigrfam=TIGR00726), protein MNNILRDDNILIITTNRLNGYSKSFFDSYNMAFHVEDNKDDVLKNYQILCNENNINYENIYIPSQTHSDVFKEVKVNEKNNLSNCDALYTKDKDCYIGVLTADCLPIIIYFPDKEIIAAIHAGWVGSAKLIAYKLINYLITNEKVNPELASIYLCPSISKDVYEVGQDVYDKIACHEFINASECFEKISENKYLFDNRLFNKKQLFISGINIANIIDIDDCTYTNKNYFSYRRDNKTGRQLSLIGMRKK, encoded by the coding sequence TTGAATAATATTTTAAGAGATGATAATATTTTAATTATTACAACTAATCGTTTAAATGGGTATTCCAAATCATTCTTCGATTCATATAATATGGCATTTCATGTTGAAGATAATAAAGATGATGTTTTAAAAAATTATCAAATATTATGTAATGAGAATAATATTAATTATGAAAATATTTATATCCCTTCACAAACTCATAGTGATGTATTTAAAGAAGTTAAAGTTAATGAAAAAAATAATTTAAGTAATTGTGATGCTCTCTACACTAAAGATAAAGATTGTTACATTGGAGTTTTAACAGCCGATTGTTTACCAATAATTATTTACTTTCCTGATAAAGAAATAATTGCTGCAATTCATGCTGGGTGGGTTGGAAGTGCTAAATTAATAGCTTACAAACTAATTAATTATTTAATAACAAATGAAAAAGTTAACCCTGAACTTGCTAGTATTTACTTATGTCCAAGTATTTCAAAAGATGTTTATGAAGTTGGACAAGATGTTTATGATAAAATTGCTTGTCATGAATTTATAAATGCTAGTGAATGTTTTGAAAAAATAAGTGAAAATAAATATTTATTTGATAATCGTTTATTTAATAAAAAGCAGTTATTTATAAGTGGTATTAATATTGCAAACATTATAGATATTGATGATTGCACATATACTAATAAAAATTATTTTAGTTATCGTCGTGATAATAAAACAGGTCGACAACTATCTTTAATTGGAATGAGGAAAAAATAA
- a CDS encoding 5-formyltetrahydrofolate cyclo-ligase (product_source=KO:K01934; cath_funfam=3.40.50.10420; cog=COG0212; ko=KO:K01934; pfam=PF01812; superfamily=100950; tigrfam=TIGR02727) — protein MDKNKLRKEMIFKRSNQDNDLFNKNSDIIINKVIEYLKENNYQNILIYMDMQKEVTATRLIDKGFNIYITKTMPDLSLKINKYNKDELVLHKFGYYESSSDDYIDPSIIDTVIVPGVAFDINGNRLGFGKGYYDRFLVANKHLKRIAVAFEFQIVKELPTNQYDQAMDLIISEKKNYLIK, from the coding sequence ATGGACAAAAATAAACTACGCAAAGAAATGATTTTTAAAAGAAGTAATCAAGATAATGATTTATTCAATAAAAATAGTGATATTATTATTAATAAAGTAATTGAATACTTGAAAGAAAACAATTATCAAAATATTTTAATCTATATGGATATGCAAAAAGAAGTTACAGCAACTAGACTAATTGATAAAGGATTTAATATTTACATTACAAAAACAATGCCTGATTTATCACTAAAAATTAATAAATATAATAAAGATGAATTAGTACTTCATAAATTTGGATACTATGAAAGTTCAAGTGATGATTATATTGATCCAAGTATTATAGATACTGTAATTGTGCCAGGAGTTGCTTTTGATATTAATGGAAATAGGCTTGGCTTTGGCAAAGGATATTATGATCGCTTTTTAGTAGCAAATAAGCATTTAAAAAGAATTGCAGTTGCCTTTGAGTTTCAAATAGTAAAAGAATTACCAACCAATCAATATGATCAAGCAATGGATTTGATTATTAGCGAAAAAAAGAATTACCTTATTAAATAA